The proteins below are encoded in one region of Candidatus Bathyarchaeota archaeon:
- a CDS encoding glycosyltransferase family 2 protein codes for MNMKTLMLIPVYNCGKTLSSLFSFLYKLKPQPDLYVFAENNSTDDTLERVWEFKRPHKVMRLWFKQDAVAVSDTKYDPIAHVRQLLLTFARRFDPDFAIFLDSDVYPQTRELIEELTAWNKDIVGGAYLRVFPQGLFVASKWKAWGKPGQYIMQKKVTMPLDEPMMTSAGCLCLSRKIIQDKRINFYPVQPAGSSEDFGYCLQARKHCYDVYLDGKVKLHHVIPKKIPIKPWSYDLIKKQPVPFIY; via the coding sequence ATGAATATGAAAACCCTGATGCTTATTCCAGTGTACAACTGCGGCAAAACGTTGTCTTCCCTGTTTAGTTTTCTCTACAAACTCAAGCCGCAGCCCGACCTCTATGTTTTTGCTGAAAACAACAGCACTGATGACACACTGGAGCGGGTTTGGGAGTTTAAACGACCGCACAAAGTGATGAGGCTCTGGTTCAAACAGGACGCCGTAGCAGTCAGCGACACTAAGTATGACCCGATTGCGCATGTGCGTCAGCTTCTTTTGACGTTCGCGAGGCGGTTTGACCCGGATTTTGCCATATTCTTGGACAGCGACGTTTACCCTCAAACCCGCGAGTTAATTGAGGAACTAACAGCTTGGAACAAAGACATAGTCGGCGGCGCGTATTTGCGTGTTTTTCCACAGGGATTGTTTGTGGCATCAAAGTGGAAAGCATGGGGAAAACCAGGACAATACATCATGCAGAAAAAAGTCACAATGCCTCTGGATGAACCAATGATGACTTCAGCGGGTTGTCTGTGTCTTAGCAGAAAAATAATTCAGGATAAGCGCATAAATTTTTATCCGGTGCAGCCTGCGGGGTCCAGCGAGGATTTTGGATATTGTCTGCAAGCCCGCAAACATTGTTATGATGTTTATTTGGATGGAAAAGTAAAACTTCATCATGTAATCCCAAAAAAAATCCCCATAAAACCCTGGTCGTATGACCTAATAAAAAAGCAGCCGGTCCCCTTTATTTATTAA
- a CDS encoding DUF763 domain-containing protein, with translation MYRTGVASLPLHGGKAPSWLTVRMRKLAKEIANVIIEEQGTTRFIEKLSDPYWFQALGCVLAYDWHSSGVTTVVTGILKGALSPQEHGIAVCGGKGKTSKKTPSDIVAVGEKFGFSEDTIDQLTYTSKITAKVDNTAIQAGYQLYHHAFLITKDEKWAVIQQGMSAQDRTARRYHWLSDQTLNFVVEPHNAIIGTVRREKALNMVSKQSENARHASVDLAKDPPRKLMNLIQSTIKPAEQRSLRDFLPANPDPWQQSYQSLSMPRNINWDTLNSLYEFQPDNYEEVLAVKGVGPATVRGLALVAELIYGEKPSYHDPVKFSYAYGGKDGVPFPVDRKAMDQSIDILKSAVQEAKIGEKEKLHSLQNLRRYMPVSA, from the coding sequence ATGTACCGAACTGGTGTTGCCAGCTTACCTTTGCACGGTGGAAAAGCACCCTCATGGCTGACCGTGCGGATGCGAAAACTCGCCAAAGAAATCGCAAACGTCATCATCGAAGAGCAGGGCACAACCCGTTTCATTGAGAAACTCTCTGACCCTTACTGGTTCCAAGCATTAGGGTGCGTTTTAGCGTATGACTGGCACAGCAGCGGCGTAACCACCGTAGTCACAGGCATACTGAAGGGTGCACTCTCGCCACAGGAACATGGCATAGCAGTTTGCGGCGGAAAAGGCAAAACCAGCAAAAAAACCCCCAGCGACATCGTAGCAGTGGGTGAAAAATTTGGTTTTTCTGAGGACACAATTGACCAGTTAACCTACACAAGCAAAATAACCGCCAAAGTAGACAACACTGCCATACAAGCGGGCTATCAGCTTTATCATCACGCTTTCTTGATAACAAAAGATGAGAAGTGGGCGGTTATCCAGCAGGGCATGAGCGCACAGGACCGCACAGCAAGACGCTACCACTGGCTCTCCGACCAAACCCTAAACTTCGTGGTTGAACCCCACAACGCCATCATAGGAACAGTGCGCAGAGAAAAAGCCCTCAACATGGTCTCAAAACAAAGCGAAAACGCCAGACACGCATCAGTCGATTTAGCCAAGGACCCACCACGTAAACTCATGAACCTCATCCAATCAACCATAAAACCAGCCGAACAGCGTAGTCTACGAGATTTTCTTCCCGCAAACCCTGACCCATGGCAGCAATCGTACCAATCTTTGAGTATGCCTCGAAACATTAACTGGGACACACTAAACAGCCTCTACGAGTTCCAACCCGACAATTACGAGGAAGTGCTCGCGGTAAAAGGCGTGGGGCCCGCCACAGTAAGAGGACTAGCGCTTGTTGCTGAATTGATTTATGGCGAAAAACCCAGCTACCACGACCCCGTAAAATTCAGCTACGCATACGGCGGCAAAGACGGCGTGCCTTTCCCTGTTGACCGCAAAGCCATGGACCAATCCATTGATATCCTAAAAAGCGCTGTGCAGGAAGCAAAAATTGGTGAGAAAGAAAAGTTGCATTCCCTGCAGAACTTGCGTAGGTATATGCCTGTGTCGGCTTAG
- a CDS encoding DUF998 domain-containing protein: MQQNLKLKIGAAAGIATPIVAFVCISVAIASYPAFNWETNALSDLGVVSGITGPVFNSGLIVAGILGFCFATFGLYTYFTSHLGKAGSLLFAAATVALTAIGIFNENFHPTHYIVSVAFFVLAPIALFVLTLALWLSRQRRMAGFTVLLGIVAAVVWVLEFTLHFVPNVAIPETVSGLAVCAWTLVMCKKMLSRGSV, from the coding sequence ATGCAACAAAATCTTAAACTAAAAATTGGCGCAGCCGCTGGAATCGCCACGCCCATAGTAGCTTTTGTCTGTATCTCAGTTGCCATAGCTTCTTATCCAGCTTTTAACTGGGAAACCAATGCACTAAGTGACCTTGGCGTGGTCTCAGGTATTACGGGTCCAGTTTTCAACTCTGGCTTAATTGTAGCAGGGATTTTGGGATTCTGTTTTGCCACTTTTGGATTATACACATATTTCACGTCACACTTGGGCAAGGCGGGAAGTCTTTTGTTTGCAGCCGCCACAGTTGCCCTAACCGCCATAGGCATATTCAACGAGAACTTCCACCCCACCCACTACATTGTTTCTGTAGCATTTTTTGTGTTGGCACCTATCGCGCTTTTTGTTCTTACTCTTGCGTTGTGGCTTTCACGTCAGCGCAGGATGGCTGGCTTCACGGTTCTGCTGGGAATTGTTGCGGCAGTGGTTTGGGTTTTAGAATTCACCCTTCACTTTGTTCCTAACGTGGCTATTCCTGAAACAGTTTCGGGGTTGGCGGTTTGTGCTTGGACATTGGTGATGTGTAAAAAAATGTTAAGCAGAGGCTCAGTCTGA